The window TCTCTATATCCAATTCTTTACTTTCAAGATCTTCAACTCTGGTTTTTAAGCTTAGAATCACTTCTTCAGCATTGGGTTGTGaagttttttcttcctctgAAGTGATTGAAGATGGCTGAAAGTTCTCATTTTCCATGAGCTTTGATTTGGGTTTGAAGAAATTTAAGGAAGATGGAAAGGAACCTTTTGCCATCATTATACCACATATACCACCTGCTGCAGATATAGCTAAGGGAATgccaactttaaaaaacattGGCTCAAAATTACCGGTCTTCGAGGATGTATTTGCCATAGGATAATCAATTTGCTTGGTCGTCTTCAATGTCCAATTGAGCTTTCGTAGATGTTTAATTTCTTGGCTCGTAGAACGCACCTCGTCTCTGATGAATTGTTGTTTCAAAatgagagaagagaaaagattgCTTTGAACCTCTCTTGATCAAAATGATGTAGAAAGTTCTTTTGTTAAATCAGATTGTCCTTTGCTTTTTAACAATTCCATGGCTTAGAAACTTTCATTTCAAGGCTCGGGGGATTTCTTTGAGCTGAATTAATATTGGTTTCTGTGGATTAAAGAAGCTTCCTGTTATTCTATTCTTATAATTCAAACTTAGCATAACCTTCAAGGCAATTGTTTTGATCGCCAACGTTTGTAGATTCTACGAGTAGAGataccttttcaaaaaaaggttatatgattaaatattgctaaaagattaagattgaaaaaaagtttttcctttaagggtattgtatttgtttaaaattgtagagaaaatattatttaaaagtgatttctCTTTATAAATGATTATGTAGAAACATTTTTGCCCTAAAACACTACTTTCAAAAGACATACTAAACACCctttattttgaactttttattctctttaaaACGACATAAAACCAACCAATTTTTCATGGAAAAtttttgaactaaaaaaaataagtagaTATTACTTCCTCGactttaacaaatattatttattattataaacgAAATTCTTCCTTTTAAGGTAACTGCTTGGCTTTTCTACATCAGTTGCTTGGCTTGATGGACGAATATATTGTGCTCATAGATCAAGGAATCTATTACCTTTCATGATATATTTGTTGTactagaaaaaaacaaagtccTCATTCTTTATCCATATCTCCTAATAACAAACTATCTATTCTCCAACATAATTATGACTACAAACGCATGCAAAGTGACCCTTTTTTAGCCAAAGATCAAGTTTGCTAACATTAACATTACTCGaacaattaaaaacatttcttCATTCCCActgaattgaaatttcaaaacccACCACTGGTGCTACCCAAACAAAAATCGtgttgaaactaaaaaatcgGAAATATGTAATAACCAATTAGCAGAGGGGTTATGCCTTTACAACACATAAAACAAGGGGATATATTTGTTAACTAATTAAACTATGCTGACAGGATggtaataaaaaagattatcaCCTGAAGATTGTGATGGATGAACCTGATCTTATGCTCCTACAAAAGCTGTCAAGAATGGCtcgagaaaaacaaaaacaagtcaaattatttataggGACTGACAGTTCCATAGAAATTatgatcttttttcttttttttttcttttttttccagaCGTTTCCTTCCAACAGGCTAAAACTGTGGCGTAGCCAAAGATAGATAAGATAGATGAGATCAAAAGAATAGCGGCCTTAGATGTGCCACAGATTTGGAAACAAGAACAATTATCACTCACATCGTGTAATgaactaataaataattagatgtAGGTTTGGACCAAATCAGTTGTCACCCTGCCCAAAGTGAGGTGAGGAAGACAAATAATGCATAATTGATGAGTTATGTTGCTCCAAGTCAGATTTTCTGTCACCACAAAAAGAGGACCAAAATTATTGGACGTAATTATGACAATATTGATAGGATATCGATATGCATATGCATTGTAAACCTAGTTTCTGTAGTCCTTACATTTTAACATATCTTCTTATATcaccattttgttttcatttggttcttatatttcaaaatgctGCACTTTGACTCCTAATTGTGAATGTTATTTCCATTTGGTAATGAGTGTAACCATTTGAAACATTGGGACCAGACAAAGACTAGTCTTTAAACTTAGAGAACAAATGGGTACccaaaaaacaataagaataataacTACGCTAGTCACATTCTTGAACGTACCAGACTTAAttgataaattgatttattttaagaacTTAGCATTATTCTTCAGCATAAATGTTGTTGTATGGGAGTGTAGTATGGCAGTACCAAAATTTTTTACTATGTACAAAATACAAATGCGGTAATGGAAAGCCGAGTTTTCAAGATGGTGTAAGAATCACTGAGCAGTTTAAAGTGCAAACAAGactcaattttcaattaaagaaGTTGGACGCTACATACCTGGTATCAGGTACATTAAGAGAGTTCAAATCCTGAGTTGGAATTGATCGCGTAGAGAAGTTTTGATCTCAAAGTACTTGAACGTTTATACGTCGGAAGCTACAAAGGGTGCAGATAgttaataattagaaaacagATGAATTTAGTATATTAGCAATGGCTAATCAACATTTGCATAATTATTGATCATATAATCGGTAACGAGGTCCATTTTAATGtaagaaatacaaatttttgcaattaaaagtttgattccAGTGGATTCTCTCCGTTTCTACATACCTTGAGAGTATTGTAGCAAGTGGAAGCAGTTGGAAGCCGCTCAACATCCTGTCCTCCTATTGAAGCCCAAATAGGTACGTCACACGAAACCTACATGAGGTTAAATTCCCATCTCAGATCTTACAATAAATAACGCTTTGTATACCTTCCAAACAGgacttcttttccttcttttttgcTATGAAAATCCAACCATCTCATTTAATATGAGCTAGATGTCACACAGCTATGTTCAACTGTCCTTCCCAGTTTATTGATTGATCAAAAGGACCGTTGGTTATGGGATTCAAAAAGGTGCATAGAAGTCCTCTAAAGTACGAATTAAAGAAATGTTGCCAGAAGCTTAAGATTGAATTGCACACCTTATGAATGGTAAAAGCTGGTTGCAGGTATTTGAATCCAAGTAATGGAGCTCGAGAACAACTGGTGACAAATTTAAGAAGCGAACATCGATCTTTTGGTTCAAATCCTTTAATAACCTGTACAATTTTCCCCATTCCTCATCCCcagaaaaattaacaaaaacaaaataaaaggcaTACAGGAAAGCAGCAGCACAAGGGGAGAAAGGGACTTGGAAATTGCAACAGAAAGTGCCATACGACTCAAATGATATGCACaataaaatgaagttaaaaagtaaaaaaaaagcgTCAAATTTAAGTAACCAGTGATGCAATTGCAATTTTGAAGCGTTGAATAGTTACCTTCGTTCATATACTTAAGTATCAGCAAGCAGTTAAATAGTATCTCAAGGGTATAATGAAGATTGATTTTTCAACATTATTCTATCATCAAATCGTAGAAATATCCAATTGTATAAGACCATGCAAAAACATATGCATGCATTTTATCTGCAAGTTTGAAAGCCACAGAAAGATTGGACTGCATGTACAGTTGTACACTATAAACGGATTAAAACCATTTCCTTCATTGCAAGGAAtaagacatttttttccttccaaaaaaTTCCTGCATTCATTCGGTTACAACATAATACCtagatttaaaagtttttgacAATGATGATAAATTCAAggcaataaataaaaatgatctAGAATGGACTAATGGAGAAGCGGAGATACAGGCAAAAACCAATCTCCTTCCGTATTCAGTGAGGCTTTTgtggtgaaatattttaatattaaaaacgGGAAAGGGGTataaacagagagagagaagaaacaTTAATAAGTATCAGATATGGCCaagtatacatttttttaattctaagaTAAGTCACATTCACCAACCAAAAGCAGAATAATGCCACATAAGCATAAGgaaatatatcaaaacttaccttattttaagattttaaaaaaggaattaaATCAGTAGAAAGCAAACTGAAAATTTAGATATGTGAATGATAACGAAGCATTTGGTTAATCATTCTGCTGCAAGTTCGTACCTCCCAAAAAATACTAATTGTTCGGCTGCCCTCTGTGTAACCACCTGTATATCGTGTATTATTCCTCAAATCATTGACGTCGATATCATGGTTTCCTCCTGAAAGCAACTAGAGAATGGcattgatatcaaaataatagtagaaataacaataatataaaatataaatttttttgaagaaattaaaagaaaacacacacATACGCAACACCTAtacataatgaaaattttaaggaGCTtccaattacaaaaaaaaaaaacttaaaattatttgttggAGGAAGGAAAAACCCCTAAAATATACCAAGATGTAGGCCTTGATCTAATCCATTCCTTACCACTTATACTagccttttctttctctcttacCACTTCTAAGAATTGTCAACTAACCAAAACAAGTACATTTTTGTGACCTAAGAACTCATCCATGCTTCTGTGTCGTTAGCCACTGGTGTACCACTTCATTTGCAATGAAGAAACCATAAAGGATTTGTCGATTACTGATTAGTTAAGAGATATAAACATGGGGGAAAGTGTTTTCAACGTTTATACCAAAACTTTTGCAACAAATTTTCTGTGTTCCACTCAAGGAGAAGGCTCCATTGTAATATGAACCAAGTAAATGTCTTTCCTTTAGGCATTTCTCATTGTCGTTAAAATCGAACCTTGATACATCATAAAGAAGGTGCCCTTGATGATTCTCTAAGGTTTTCCTAAATAGAAATTTCCTATGTCATACTGAAGACTAAGGACTCCCAAGACTTCTTAAAGTGATCATTACATCATCCTTAAAAGGTTTTTCAGATCATCCTTTATCAGCTTGAGTTGAGATATGGAGGCCCCCTCATTTACATGTCCCCATCGTGATTTTCAAAGAATTAGTATTAGCTTAGGTTAAGGAATCACATGAATGGCTATGGTTTAACTAGCAATAAGGAAGCCAAATCTGTAATCAAAAGAGTAAATAATGCACATCCGTAAACAAGGGCATTATATATACCTGATTGAATTCACTTGCATTAAATAACTTCAACCAAGATGGTGATATAAGATCAGTTAAACCCCTATAAAACGCATTTGAGAAAGGCAATATCTGCAATTTAACAGAGAATGAAGTCGTGaacataaatttgaatcaaaacAGTTATCTCTGCAAAGCTGAAAAGAGAAATCACTGCTCAACTCTTTTTTGAGTTGAGtgaataatttatatttcctATGGAATTCAAACCATGGAAAAGATTCACTTAAACTCGAACATAAGCGAGGTTCAGTTCTCTCAGCCACATTTCCATATAAAACAGGTCAGTGTCACTTCTTTCATAAGCAACAGTACTATCAGATATGAATTACcaccaaagaaaaagaaagagtgaaTGATAGACAATTAGTGACCTGTCgattaagtttataatcaGCAATAGCATGAACATACTGCATCTTATTCTCATTTGTAACAGAAATATCCTTGCCACCATGTTTAAGCTCAATAACATGTCGTTTGCCAAATGATTCTTCAGTTACAGTGAAATCCAACGAGAGTTCTTTGACGTCATCCTCGTAAGACTGCcaaaacaagttataacaataaaataatttaaaataattatcacaaagataaatatgcAACTTCAAACATGTTAATTGCTTAGCATTAAGTCTTAACTCATATGAAGTACTAGATAATCAACTCATAAATTTGCACAATAACGCCAACATAGGTCAAACATACCAAGTTTGACTACTCTTCTTCAACATCTATCTAACCAAGTTACTCATGTATTCTATTGTTTATTAACACAAACTAGTATTATATCTTTGCAAAAGCATATCCCTTCATGAGTTCATGTATCTTTCCATTCTAATCatgtaaaaaatattcaaacatttaaCTTTAGAAGACATAATATAGTGATAAAATATACAAgaggataaaaaaaacatgtaatatTGATAAATACTCCTCAGGGCACATCACATTGACTAGTCCTTGTCAGTATGTAGAATTTACCTTGACACACATGAGATTCCTGTAGAGCTCAGGATCAAGGGTTGATAGCTCATCAAGGAAGCTATACCGCCCTAATAGCTTATGGACAAAAACATGCGAAAATGAATAGTCAAGCAATATTCCTTCATAGAGAGCCTTCCCAACAACTCTACCAAGAAACTCGATCATCTGGATACCATTGTCGAGATATCGTGCAGCTGCATTTGGGATAAGATGCCTGTCTGGAGTAGAGGTTTGAGAGAACAGTCCATATCTAAAAGAAATGGTAAACAAAATTACTTAAATCATTGGAGACCGAGAAAGAAAGACCACAATgattttttgtagtttgtgtaaaTTACTCGGGGGAAAATGCTGCTTTGGCTATATCAGTCAGAAACTCTTTGGATAATCCACCACAGTCTTGGCCAGCCTCAGGAAGGCCACATTCACTAACAAATGAAACATGGATAGCTGATTTCAGCTTTGACCCAAGAGAATTTAACTGTCTGAATCCATCTTCAACAACATGGCTACGACGAACTACGATTTCAAATGATCGTGAACCAGGTCCACCAACTTCACCTGCCATTTTTCGGGAGACTTTGTCCATCTTGACAAACTCTCTGAACATTTCAACTCTGccagaaataaaaagaaagggcATGAAAAGCCTTCAATATggcaaaacaaaatttaaaacctctactataaatgaaattataggTGCTGAGAAGTTACAGCATCAGCTGCAAAAGCACATCATGTTTTAGTCGAAGACAGGAAGAAAGCTTTGGAAAATTACCTTTCGGTATACAAgtttttatgaaaagttttttGGTACACAAATTTCCAAAACGTACCTTTATAGCccctaaattttcaaagataGGTTTAAAAGGTTTAATGTTTggacaaataatttaaaaagtccTCGGCGTTAGTTTTTCCATATGGTTCATTATTTTAACATTGCCTTGCCATTtggaattcaaaaaattaaataatattaataatgataatttttctatccttctttcttctaatcTCTCCTCCCTACCTCCTTTGTTTCTATGGTACAGTGGATTTGGATGAAGGGAAAAAGTAAGTTTTCAAGACAAGATTtaagtgaagaaaaagaggaaaaataactaataatttagaagaaaatactAATGGAACAAAAAATAACACTAAACTACAAGTAAAATGTAACTGACGAGTGGAAATTTTACCATcaactatataatttttacttAGCAAATAACATTAAGTTGGTTTCACATTTGCTAACATGACTCATGAGAATAGCTCAATTGGCATAGAGCATGTACTATCAACCTCGAGGTCATAGGTTCGTGTCCACACCCATCATATTGTCGAAAAGAAAGATTCAAATTTCTtggaataaatttaaaatttttgatctttttcatgggaaaataagaaaatagaagcTTGGGCAACTTGCAGGTGTGAGGTGTGAATGAAGGGTTGTTGATTATGAAGATGAAGTTTCttatcaatgaaaaagaaaaagatgacgAAAACGTGAATCATCTTCCATGAAAGTCTAATCAAgcaaaaaatatctaaatatgAAAGATGTAAAAGCAAAGAAAAGGaggaataaaaataatataaaaaatataagtagtgaaaacaaaaggaagaaagcCCTATGAGAAGTAGCTCAAGAAATCCAGTAGAGAAAAATCTGTGTTACCACCTTAGGAAAATATAACTCGGTGTTAAAGATGATGGTTGTAACAGTCAATTGCTATTATGTGGAgataaaaccaatttcaacGACCAGTCTATTTCACCGCAGTATATGCATCTGTCTGATATGCATATGTCCAATCCCGCTGTCCATGCTCATTTATATGTATTCTTTCAAGTCAACATATGCataggaaaaagaagataatccTTCTAGTTAGCATTTGAGTCTCACCTTTCCTCAAATGGGAACACATGCGGTGTGGTAGTAATAATTGATCCTACACTTGGAACTGTTGAGGTATCATCTGCCCCTAAGTTGCCTGATAAAGCTTCGTGAGTTCTTGCAGCAACTGCAACAGGTGGTCTACTTGTTCTAGCAGGTGAAAGCCATAGCCTAGGAGGACAAAACTGATGTCTGCAATCCCTCTCATACATCAAATGCAGGCACCTGATTGCAGATTCCATAAGGGATGTGTTTTGCTGACCAGTACCGTGGGATAAACCATTATACACAAGCGTGTTAAGCATTGATGCAAGTTTCCTTTGCTGCTCCAGCCTGAATGGAACCTAGTTCACATAATTAAGTTCACAAATAAAGCATCACACTTTGAAAATTTCTACAATGGAGGGTAAAGACAAAATATCTTGCCTGTTTTTCATAGAACTCTATGTCATCTAGAACTAACAGCAGATGAGCATAAGTGGCACTGAAAAGATAGAGCAGACATGacaaatcttttgaaatacCTTGTGGACCACAACTTAAAGATTTTATGTCCCATAAATCGCACGAGTCGTCATCCCCCTGTCTTGAACTAGATTGTACTTCAATTGTGTCCATATGATCACTACCTGGTGATGACTTGCTCGTGAACTTATTGAAGACAGTTACCCACCTACTACTTCCATCCTTACTGACTTGATTTTGCTTTTTGCCagaaccttcattttttcctttatttaatattttacttgaGCCAGGAAAGTGATCTTCAGGTTCATCAACATCACTGGGGAAAAGGGAACTTTCTAACACTCCCCACAGATCAACAAGAAATCCAGGAGTAAAAGATAACATATTAAGAATGGGTAAGGATCCAACCACTGGAttcaataatgaaaatattctGAGCATGTACATGTAGAAGTATGATATATCAAGCAGTTTCAAGCTTTTCATACATTCcatattatttgattgatcGATGCTAACATCAGAATAAACATCtgtatttactattttcaaaagatCTGTGAGATGCCTCTGGTCACAAACAGGCCTAAGCATATCAATGAAAGATGTGCTCAAGGACATAGATGTCGTTTCATTCTTGGGAACAGCTGCATTAGAGGGTTCATAAGAAGTTACATTGACGCTCAGGATATCTGGGTTCTCCTTTTTACCACATCCTAAATCCCCACTCAAATCCAAAAAGTTTTCTGCCAAAGTGAAAACCACACGAACATACAACACATAGTCTAAACTCTGACTGAACCAACCAGAATCCCTTGCCTTAGTTTCACTCCCTGCTACCAAACATATAATGTTAGCAAGAGCCCACCCGACTGCCGGAACAACCTTAGAGCCACATTCAACTGATAATTGACTTAAATTAGACATTCCCAGCAAAATTGTCTCTTTCTTGGCCTGCCATCAACTGCCAAAATTTAATCAGTGCTAGATAGAGATGCAGTAAATGTAAATGtctttgatattaaaatttaataatggTAAATTTGTCAATAGAacattatgaaaataataataaaactactTTGCTTCTATACTAAAATTGAGCACTAACTTgggtcttttcttttttcttttcttttctt of the Cucumis sativus cultivar 9930 chromosome 3, Cucumber_9930_V3, whole genome shotgun sequence genome contains:
- the LOC101205886 gene encoding E3 ubiquitin-protein ligase UPL7 encodes the protein MDKASKNQVSLRGASAKEITRDALVQKVIQERELRQYARKAAAAALFIQRVWRRFRVTKIAALQLQEEWEDLLNNHSGAQGGTFISCNILRPFLFFISSFLKRPQNIKTKDIDCMKNCFKILLESINSTESKNNFCSLATGTSEERRMWTYQSRKLISVCLFILVHFDKLQVKEQEIIVTTSLAMRLVVVLTDHHVWKNANESSQAVADAALEDLIHYLGTSESGLYVSVREYMYKWSVLQSTQNNSTIKTNDLLVITVSAITLALRPFHLMISDTIGTTPWEGHHVAEQFCLFLLTIPGFIQNLPQLLVPAVKHRSILFPCFSTLLAKKETILLGMSNLSQLSVECGSKVVPAVGWALANIICLVAGSETKARDSGWFSQSLDYVLYVRVVFTLAENFLDLSGDLGCGKKENPDILSVNVTSYEPSNAAVPKNETTSMSLSTSFIDMLRPVCDQRHLTDLLKIVNTDVYSDVSIDQSNNMECMKSLKLLDISYFYMYMLRIFSLLNPVVGSLPILNMLSFTPGFLVDLWGVLESSLFPSDVDEPEDHFPGSSKILNKGKNEGSGKKQNQVSKDGSSRWVTVFNKFTSKSSPGSDHMDTIEVQSSSRQGDDDSCDLWDIKSLSCGPQGISKDLSCLLYLFSATYAHLLLVLDDIEFYEKQVPFRLEQQRKLASMLNTLVYNGLSHGTGQQNTSLMESAIRCLHLMYERDCRHQFCPPRLWLSPARTSRPPVAVAARTHEALSGNLGADDTSTVPSVGSIITTTPHVFPFEERVEMFREFVKMDKVSRKMAGEVGGPGSRSFEIVVRRSHVVEDGFRQLNSLGSKLKSAIHVSFVSECGLPEAGQDCGGLSKEFLTDIAKAAFSPEYGLFSQTSTPDRHLIPNAAARYLDNGIQMIEFLGRVVGKALYEGILLDYSFSHVFVHKLLGRYSFLDELSTLDPELYRNLMCVKSYEDDVKELSLDFTVTEESFGKRHVIELKHGGKDISVTNENKMQYVHAIADYKLNRQILPFSNAFYRGLTDLISPSWLKLFNASEFNQLLSGGNHDIDVNDLRNNTRYTGGYTEGSRTISIFWEVIKGFEPKDRCSLLKFVTSCSRAPLLGFKYLQPAFTIHKVSCDVPIWASIGGQDVERLPTASTCYNTLKLPTYKRSSTLRSKLLYAINSNSGFELS